Proteins encoded together in one Micromonospora auratinigra window:
- a CDS encoding AAA family ATPase has protein sequence MPAPLPVLWLCGPSGVGKSTVAWQLFTGQPGAAHVDIDQLGMCFPEIPSDPGRTVLEGRILGGTVANFAAAGARCLIVSGYIDSRRGVHTEYLTQAALTVLRMRCDQPELRRRLEIRALPGEQREAALREAEVLDRGSLPYPVLDTTGRTAGEVLDAVRARWPAQPARQPGPWPDPPRTPGEILWLCGPTAVGKSTVGWQVADRSRRAGHITGFVDLGQLGFLDPALGRDAGQHRLKAANLAAVWAGFHRHGARRLVVVGQVDHPDQLRHYRRALSAATLLLYRLHAGPHELSERIGHRGRGGGPPIVGDELRGQPAAVLARAREAAVAQAAALDRADLGDLRIDTDGRSAEEIAREVTERAGW, from the coding sequence ATGCCGGCACCCCTTCCCGTCCTGTGGTTGTGTGGCCCCTCGGGCGTCGGCAAGTCGACCGTCGCGTGGCAGCTGTTCACCGGGCAGCCCGGAGCCGCCCACGTCGACATCGACCAGCTGGGCATGTGCTTCCCCGAGATTCCGTCCGACCCCGGCCGCACCGTGCTGGAGGGTCGCATCCTCGGCGGCACGGTGGCGAACTTCGCGGCGGCGGGCGCCCGCTGCCTCATCGTGTCGGGATACATCGACTCCCGCCGGGGCGTGCACACCGAATACCTGACGCAGGCCGCGCTCACCGTGCTGCGGATGCGGTGCGACCAGCCGGAGCTGCGCCGGCGCCTGGAGATCCGGGCACTCCCCGGGGAACAGCGGGAAGCCGCGCTGCGCGAGGCGGAGGTCCTGGACCGTGGCTCGCTCCCGTATCCGGTCCTGGACACCACCGGGCGCACCGCCGGCGAGGTGCTCGACGCCGTCCGCGCCCGATGGCCGGCGCAGCCCGCCCGCCAGCCGGGTCCCTGGCCGGATCCGCCGCGAACTCCCGGTGAGATTCTCTGGCTGTGCGGTCCGACCGCGGTCGGCAAGTCGACGGTCGGCTGGCAGGTCGCCGACCGGTCGCGGCGCGCGGGGCACATCACCGGCTTCGTCGACCTGGGGCAGCTCGGCTTTCTCGACCCGGCGCTCGGGCGGGATGCCGGACAGCACCGGCTCAAGGCGGCGAATCTCGCCGCCGTCTGGGCCGGTTTCCACCGGCACGGGGCACGGCGACTGGTGGTGGTCGGTCAGGTCGATCACCCTGACCAGCTCCGGCACTACCGCCGGGCGCTGTCCGCCGCCACCCTGCTGCTGTACCGACTGCACGCCGGTCCGCACGAGCTGAGCGAGCGCATCGGGCACCGCGGGCGGGGCGGCGGCCCACCGATCGTCGGTGACGAGCTGCGCGGCCAACCCGCCGCCGTGCTGGCGCGAGCGCGCGAAGCCGCGGTCGCGCAGGCGGCGGCGTTGGACCGCGCCGACCTCGGTGACCTGCGCATCGACACCGACGGCCGCTCCGCCGAGGAGATCGCTCGGGAGGTCACCGAACGTGCCGGTTGGTGA
- the tnpB gene encoding IS607 family element RNA-guided endonuclease TnpB produces the protein MVQAYRFALDLTPRQERSVLAHAGAARVAHNWALARVKAVLDQRAAERSYGLAEEALTPVVGWSLPALRKAWNAVKGEVAPWWRECSKEAFNTGLDALARGLKNWADSRNGRRAGRRVGFPRFKSKHRCAPSVRFTTGAIRIEADRKHVVLPRLGRLKLHESARKLARRVEAGTARIMSATVRRDGGRWFVAFTVDIDLGVRCPARTDTIVGVDVGIRHLAVLSTGEPVPNPRHLDTAEVRLRALSRAMSRKEGPDRKAGEAASKRWRRAAGRLRRAHARVANLRRDGLHKLTTRLAREHATIVVEDLHVAGMLKNRRLARHIADAGFGELRRQLTYKTVWNGGLLVVADRWYPSSKTCSGCGAVKTKLTLRERTYHCTTCGLTLDRDVNAARNLAALATCVTGQQTAGSGSVAGRGAIPKTHPRGQEAVKRQPGPARLAGKTGTVLPQGRTAT, from the coding sequence GTGGTGCAGGCGTATCGTTTCGCGCTCGATCTGACCCCACGTCAGGAGCGGTCGGTGCTGGCGCATGCTGGTGCGGCGCGGGTGGCGCACAACTGGGCTCTGGCTCGGGTGAAGGCTGTGCTGGATCAGCGGGCCGCGGAGCGTTCCTATGGCTTGGCCGAGGAGGCGCTTACCCCGGTGGTGGGGTGGTCGTTGCCGGCGTTGCGTAAGGCGTGGAACGCGGTCAAGGGCGAGGTGGCGCCGTGGTGGCGGGAGTGTTCGAAGGAGGCGTTCAACACCGGCCTGGACGCCCTGGCGCGTGGGTTGAAGAACTGGGCGGACTCCCGCAACGGCCGGCGCGCCGGGCGCAGGGTCGGGTTCCCGCGGTTCAAGTCCAAGCACCGCTGCGCGCCGTCGGTGCGGTTCACCACGGGTGCGATCCGGATCGAGGCGGACCGTAAGCATGTGGTGCTGCCGCGGCTGGGCCGGCTGAAGCTGCACGAGTCCGCCCGCAAGTTGGCCCGCCGTGTGGAGGCGGGCACGGCGCGGATCATGTCGGCGACCGTGCGCCGTGACGGCGGCCGCTGGTTCGTGGCGTTCACCGTGGACATCGACCTCGGCGTGCGTTGCCCGGCCCGGACGGACACCATCGTCGGGGTGGACGTGGGGATCAGGCATCTGGCGGTGCTGTCGACCGGTGAACCGGTGCCCAACCCTCGCCATCTGGATACCGCCGAGGTGAGGTTGCGGGCGCTGAGCCGGGCCATGTCCCGCAAAGAGGGCCCGGACCGTAAGGCGGGCGAGGCGGCGTCGAAGCGGTGGCGGCGGGCCGCCGGCCGGCTGCGCAGGGCGCATGCGCGGGTGGCGAACCTTCGCCGTGACGGTCTGCACAAGCTCACCACCCGCCTCGCCCGCGAGCACGCCACGATCGTGGTCGAGGACCTCCACGTCGCCGGCATGCTGAAAAACCGGCGCCTGGCCCGGCATATCGCCGACGCCGGCTTCGGGGAGCTACGCCGGCAACTGACCTATAAGACGGTCTGGAACGGCGGGCTGCTGGTGGTCGCCGACCGCTGGTACCCCTCCAGCAAAACCTGCTCGGGCTGTGGTGCGGTGAAAACCAAACTCACCCTGCGCGAGCGCACCTATCACTGCACTACCTGCGGCCTGACCCTGGACCGGGATGTCAACGCCGCACGCAACCTCGCCGCCCTCGCCACTTGTGTGACAGGGCAGCAGACCGCCGGGAGTGGCTCGGTGGCAGGACGTGGAGCCATCCCTAAGACCCACCCCCGTGGGCAGGAGGCTGTGAAACGTCAACCCGGCCCTGCCAGATTGGCAGGTAAGACCGGAACCGTACTGCCGCAAGGCAGAACTGCCACATGA
- a CDS encoding response regulator transcription factor produces the protein MIRVLLADDEELIRLALAALLDLEPDLTVVAHAADGRAAIDAALAHRPDVAVLDLEMPPPGGIQVTAELARALPACAVVILTGHGRPAHLRPALAAGARGFLPKGAPGGALADVIRRVHAGARYVDPALAADALTMPDCPLTARELDTLRLAEYGTPAAVIARRTHLAAGTVRNHLAACVQKLGAVDRADAVRIAREAGWL, from the coding sequence GTGATCCGGGTGCTGCTCGCCGACGACGAGGAGCTGATCCGGCTCGCCCTCGCCGCCCTGCTCGACCTGGAACCCGACCTGACGGTGGTCGCGCACGCCGCCGACGGCCGGGCCGCGATCGACGCCGCGCTCGCGCACCGCCCGGACGTCGCGGTGCTCGACCTGGAGATGCCGCCGCCCGGCGGGATCCAGGTCACCGCCGAGCTGGCCCGGGCACTGCCGGCCTGCGCGGTGGTGATCCTGACCGGGCACGGCCGCCCCGCGCACCTGCGCCCGGCGCTGGCCGCCGGTGCCCGCGGCTTCCTGCCGAAGGGGGCGCCCGGCGGGGCGCTCGCCGACGTCATCCGCCGGGTGCACGCCGGCGCCCGCTACGTCGACCCCGCGCTGGCCGCCGACGCGTTGACCATGCCCGACTGCCCGTTGACCGCCCGGGAGCTGGACACCCTGCGGCTGGCCGAGTACGGCACCCCGGCCGCCGTCATCGCCCGGCGTACCCACCTGGCGGCCGGGACCGTGCGCAACCACCTCGCCGCCTGCGTGCAGAAGCTCGGTGCGGTCGACCGGGCCGACGCGGTGCGCATCGCGCGCGAGGCCGGCTGGCTCTGA
- a CDS encoding nucleoside deaminase produces MDALTETDERHLRRALALATAARDAGDGPFGSLLVAADGRVLAEEANTERTDDDITAHPELKLARWAARHLDTDTAAVATMYTSCQPCGMCASAIERSGLGRVVYALSTEQLARVRPMPPYPPVAYAGPALPDEARLPVEGR; encoded by the coding sequence ATGGACGCGCTGACCGAGACCGACGAACGTCACCTGCGCCGGGCCCTCGCCCTGGCCACCGCCGCCCGCGACGCCGGGGACGGGCCGTTCGGCTCGCTGCTGGTGGCCGCGGACGGCCGGGTGCTGGCCGAGGAGGCCAACACCGAGCGGACCGACGACGACATCACCGCCCACCCGGAGCTGAAGCTGGCCCGCTGGGCGGCCCGGCACCTCGACACCGACACGGCCGCCGTCGCCACCATGTACACCAGCTGCCAGCCGTGCGGCATGTGCGCCAGCGCGATCGAGCGCTCCGGACTGGGCCGGGTGGTCTACGCGCTCAGCACCGAGCAGCTCGCCCGGGTGCGCCCGATGCCGCCGTACCCGCCGGTGGCGTACGCCGGGCCGGCGCTGCCCGACGAGGCCCGGCTGCCGGTCGAGGGGCGCTGA
- a CDS encoding alpha/beta fold hydrolase has translation MSDAVWQPFRAPLHYLGLPRSVTPPIWRERRAGTELAALLAAPPAPPTPPEPDAPLLVVPGFAAGDDRVALLCEGGWDARPTGLLDGRRCSSRDLAVVEETLLRVHTETGRPITLVGHSRGGMFAKALAVRHPHRVRALVTVANECFMALMWQFCLAAVRFRSYLPIWQGRVDVSQPPAHGGGS, from the coding sequence ATGAGCGACGCGGTCTGGCAGCCGTTCCGGGCGCCGCTGCACTATCTCGGCCTGCCCCGCAGCGTGACGCCGCCGATCTGGCGGGAACGCCGGGCCGGCACCGAACTGGCCGCCCTGCTCGCCGCCCCGCCGGCTCCGCCCACCCCGCCCGAGCCGGACGCCCCGCTGCTGGTCGTGCCCGGTTTCGCCGCGGGTGACGACCGGGTGGCGCTGCTGTGCGAGGGCGGCTGGGACGCCCGGCCGACCGGCCTGCTCGACGGCCGCCGCTGCTCCAGCCGGGACCTGGCCGTCGTCGAGGAGACCCTGCTCCGGGTGCACACCGAGACGGGCCGGCCGATCACCCTGGTCGGGCACAGCCGGGGCGGCATGTTCGCCAAGGCCCTCGCCGTCCGGCACCCGCACCGGGTACGCGCACTGGTCACCGTTGCCAATGAGTGTTTTATGGCGCTCATGTGGCAGTTCTGCCTTGCGGCAGTACGGTTCCGGTCTTACCTGCCAATCTGGCAGGGCCGGGTTGACGTTTCACAGCCTCCTGCCCACGGGGGTGGGTCTTAG
- a CDS encoding DEAD/DEAH box helicase, with protein sequence MSSAPTPTDPAVSVDPDETPTFADLGLRTELLGALAALGYEEPTPIQREAIPPLLAGQDLLGQAATGTGKTAAFALPLLQRLPDRRTGGDPVSLVLVPTRELAVQVSEAFHRYGKDLGTRVLPIYGGQPIGRQLRALDLGVDVVVATPGRALDHIARGTLRLGSLATVVLDEADEMLDMGFAEDIEAILEHAPAERQTVLFSATMPARIDGLARKHLTDPVRIQIGREQPVAGEAPRVRQSAYIVARAHKPAALGRVLDVESPTAAIVFCRSREEVDRLTETMNGRGYRAEALHGGMSQEQRDRVMGRLRSGTADLLVATDVAARGLDVEQLTHVVNYDVPSAPESYVHRIGRVGRAGREGVAITLAEPREHRMLKTIERVTGQRIAIDKIPTVADLRTRRLELTQAALRESLLEDDLEPFRAIVESLSDEFDMMEVALAAVKLAHEAALPGAADEEEEIPQVAVRPARETRPGVDRRGGGGRPRSGGTTQVFIGLGRRAGVRPQDLVGAITGETGASGRDIGSIEIADRFSLVEVPNALADEVIQGLRGSTIKGRKATVRRDRDGDGGGERRFDGGDRRERRDRRER encoded by the coding sequence ATGAGTTCCGCGCCAACGCCGACCGACCCCGCCGTCTCCGTCGACCCCGACGAGACGCCCACCTTCGCCGACCTCGGGCTGCGCACCGAGCTGCTGGGCGCGCTCGCCGCGCTCGGCTACGAGGAGCCGACCCCCATCCAGCGCGAGGCGATCCCGCCCCTGCTGGCCGGCCAGGATCTGCTGGGACAGGCGGCGACGGGCACCGGCAAGACCGCCGCGTTCGCCCTGCCGCTGTTGCAGCGGCTGCCCGACCGGCGCACCGGCGGTGACCCGGTCTCGCTGGTCCTCGTGCCCACCCGCGAGCTGGCGGTGCAGGTCTCCGAGGCGTTCCACCGGTACGGCAAGGACCTGGGCACCCGGGTCCTGCCGATCTACGGCGGCCAGCCGATCGGCCGGCAGCTGCGGGCCCTGGACCTCGGGGTGGACGTGGTGGTGGCCACGCCGGGCCGGGCGCTGGACCACATCGCCCGGGGCACGCTGCGGCTCGGCTCGCTGGCCACGGTGGTGCTGGACGAGGCGGACGAGATGCTCGACATGGGCTTCGCCGAGGACATCGAGGCGATCCTGGAGCACGCGCCGGCCGAGCGGCAGACGGTGCTCTTCTCGGCCACCATGCCGGCGCGCATCGACGGGCTGGCCCGCAAGCACCTCACCGACCCGGTGCGGATCCAGATCGGCCGCGAGCAGCCGGTGGCGGGCGAGGCGCCCCGGGTGCGGCAGAGCGCGTACATCGTCGCGCGGGCGCACAAGCCGGCGGCGTTGGGCCGGGTGCTGGACGTCGAGTCACCCACCGCGGCGATCGTCTTCTGCCGGAGCCGTGAGGAGGTGGACCGGCTCACCGAGACGATGAACGGCCGGGGCTACCGGGCCGAGGCGCTGCACGGCGGGATGAGCCAGGAGCAGCGGGACCGGGTGATGGGCCGGCTCCGCTCGGGCACCGCGGACCTGCTGGTGGCCACCGACGTGGCGGCCCGCGGCCTGGATGTCGAGCAGCTCACCCACGTGGTCAACTACGACGTGCCGTCGGCCCCGGAGTCGTACGTGCACCGGATCGGCCGGGTGGGCCGGGCCGGCCGGGAGGGCGTGGCGATCACTCTCGCCGAGCCGCGCGAGCACCGGATGCTCAAGACCATCGAGCGGGTCACCGGCCAGCGGATCGCCATCGACAAGATCCCGACGGTGGCGGACCTGCGGACCCGGCGGCTGGAACTCACCCAGGCGGCCCTGCGGGAGTCGCTGCTGGAGGACGACCTGGAGCCGTTCCGGGCGATCGTGGAGTCGCTGTCGGACGAGTTCGACATGATGGAGGTCGCGCTCGCCGCGGTGAAGCTCGCCCACGAGGCCGCCCTGCCGGGCGCGGCCGACGAGGAGGAGGAGATCCCGCAGGTCGCGGTCCGTCCGGCGCGCGAGACCCGGCCGGGCGTCGACCGGCGCGGCGGCGGCGGCCGACCCCGCTCCGGAGGCACCACGCAGGTCTTCATCGGACTGGGCCGGCGCGCCGGGGTGCGACCGCAGGATCTGGTGGGGGCGATCACCGGCGAGACCGGGGCCAGCGGGCGGGACATCGGCTCGATCGAGATCGCCGATCGCTTCTCCCTGGTGGAGGTGCCGAACGCGCTCGCCGACGAGGTGATCCAGGGCCTGCGCGGCAGCACCATCAAGGGCCGCAAGGCCACCGTACGCCGGGACCGGGACGGTGACGGGGGCGGCGAGCGCCGGTTCGACGGCGGCGACCGCCGCGAGCGCCGGGACCGCCGGGAGCGGTGA
- a CDS encoding sensor histidine kinase — protein sequence MTVEAADRRLRRARRLTLASLATNLGATLLLPGVGLVREPDPVRSALGLVGLLAVVVAQAAVLHTAVTPWPADRRRRRARLGLAGAALASVPLVGPVAAGAWPTWAWLGAALVGLVPLLRPPAAVIAAVGVLAVSVAVTRLGGGAVRDALLVTGGVGAGAAAITWVQVWFWELLVQARQGQAARTRLAAAEERLRFARDVHDLLGHDLTVIALKAELAARLAPVDAARAGAEAAEVQRLAGSALHRVREAVHGYRAVDLAEQVAAVGEVLRSSGVRCTVVPPVGDLPPAVAADLAAVLREAGTNVLRHSRAGWCRIEIVRDDRRVTLTVRNDGVLDAAPDPYSGGLRGLADRLAPTGGSVRGHAEDGIFSLVATVPVPS from the coding sequence ATGACGGTCGAGGCGGCGGACCGCCGGTTGCGCCGGGCGCGCCGGCTCACCCTGGCGTCGCTCGCCACCAACCTGGGCGCCACCCTGCTGCTGCCCGGCGTAGGGCTGGTACGCGAGCCCGACCCGGTCCGGTCGGCCCTCGGCCTGGTCGGGCTCCTGGCGGTCGTCGTCGCCCAGGCCGCCGTGCTGCACACGGCGGTCACCCCCTGGCCGGCCGACCGGCGCCGTCGGCGGGCCCGCCTCGGGCTGGCCGGGGCCGCCCTGGCCAGCGTGCCGCTGGTCGGTCCGGTCGCCGCCGGCGCCTGGCCCACCTGGGCCTGGCTGGGCGCCGCGCTGGTGGGACTGGTCCCGCTGCTGCGTCCACCGGCCGCCGTGATCGCGGCGGTCGGGGTGCTCGCCGTCTCCGTGGCCGTCACCCGGCTCGGCGGCGGCGCGGTACGCGACGCGCTGCTCGTCACCGGCGGCGTCGGCGCCGGCGCCGCGGCCATCACCTGGGTGCAGGTCTGGTTCTGGGAGCTGCTGGTGCAGGCCCGGCAGGGCCAGGCCGCCCGGACCCGGCTGGCCGCCGCAGAGGAGCGCCTGCGCTTCGCCCGGGACGTGCACGACCTGCTCGGGCACGACCTCACGGTGATCGCGCTGAAGGCGGAGCTGGCCGCCCGGCTCGCGCCGGTCGACGCCGCCCGGGCCGGTGCGGAGGCGGCCGAGGTGCAGCGGCTCGCCGGCTCGGCCCTGCACCGGGTCCGCGAGGCGGTGCACGGCTACCGGGCCGTCGACCTCGCCGAGCAGGTGGCGGCGGTGGGCGAGGTGCTGCGCTCCAGCGGGGTGCGCTGCACGGTGGTGCCGCCCGTCGGTGACCTGCCCCCGGCGGTCGCCGCCGACCTCGCCGCGGTGCTCCGGGAGGCGGGCACCAACGTGCTGCGGCACAGCCGGGCCGGCTGGTGCCGGATCGAGATCGTCCGGGACGACCGCCGGGTCACGTTGACGGTCCGCAACGACGGCGTCCTCGACGCCGCGCCCGACCCGTACAGCGGCGGGCTGCGCGGGCTGGCCGACCGGCTGGCCCCGACCGGGGGCAGCGTGCGCGGTCACGCCGAGGACGGGATCTTCAGCCTGGTGGCCACCGTGCCGGTGCCGTCGTGA
- a CDS encoding rhodanese-like domain-containing protein, with product MTARITRDELRAAIDADAVTVVDALGGEYYARQHLPGAIPLVEADVDDRAGELLPDRDAPVVTYCSNPSCPNSGRVADRLTALGWTNVRKYAEGIEDWVGAGLPTESGAPGR from the coding sequence ATGACCGCCCGCATCACCCGCGACGAGCTGCGTGCCGCGATCGACGCCGACGCCGTCACGGTCGTCGACGCCCTCGGCGGCGAGTACTACGCCCGCCAGCACCTGCCCGGCGCGATCCCCCTGGTGGAGGCCGACGTCGACGACCGGGCCGGTGAGCTGCTGCCCGACCGGGACGCCCCGGTCGTCACCTACTGCTCCAACCCGTCCTGCCCGAACAGTGGCCGGGTGGCCGACCGGCTCACCGCGCTCGGCTGGACGAACGTGCGCAAGTACGCCGAGGGCATCGAGGACTGGGTGGGCGCGGGCCTGCCCACCGAGTCCGGCGCGCCCGGCCGCTGA
- a CDS encoding TetR family transcriptional regulator, which translates to MPSNRSGPQSDSTTPPAELLQLRTSPPRERSDAARNRAAVLTAAAALFREHGVAGVSMDAVAAAAGVGKGTLFRRFGDKAGLATALLDTQERALQEAILFGPAPLGPGPAGSPAPPSDRLAAFVGAYLDHLLDHLDLVRVSETASPGARYRIGAYRFWHRHVTLLLAGGPDPAADAHALLAALSAEHVRAVLDDVGADRLRAATLRLATALAGGDQAPA; encoded by the coding sequence GTGCCCTCGAACCGTAGCGGACCGCAGTCCGATTCCACCACTCCCCCGGCAGAACTGCTCCAGTTGCGTACGTCACCGCCCCGGGAACGCTCCGACGCCGCCCGCAACCGCGCCGCCGTGCTGACGGCCGCGGCGGCCCTGTTCCGCGAGCACGGCGTCGCGGGGGTTTCCATGGACGCGGTGGCCGCCGCGGCCGGCGTCGGCAAGGGCACGCTCTTCCGCCGCTTCGGCGACAAGGCGGGACTGGCCACCGCGCTGCTCGACACGCAGGAACGCGCGTTGCAGGAGGCGATCCTGTTCGGACCCGCCCCGCTGGGACCCGGCCCGGCCGGCTCGCCGGCACCCCCGTCGGATCGGCTGGCCGCCTTCGTCGGGGCGTACCTGGACCATCTGCTCGACCACCTGGACCTGGTGCGGGTCTCCGAGACCGCGTCGCCCGGGGCCCGCTACCGGATCGGGGCGTACCGGTTCTGGCACCGGCACGTCACCCTGCTGCTGGCCGGCGGCCCGGACCCGGCCGCCGACGCGCACGCCCTGCTCGCGGCACTCTCCGCCGAGCACGTCCGGGCGGTCCTCGACGACGTCGGGGCGGACCGGCTGCGCGCCGCCACACTGCGGCTGGCCACCGCCCTGGCCGGCGGAGACCAGGCGCCGGCATGA
- a CDS encoding 2'-5' RNA ligase family protein, with the protein MRTVELLCSPGLEEAVRAAWVRLAAAGLPSLARNVHPTNRPHLTLASVDEFPPGAEQRLADLCDAALPLPVRLDRIEVLDGSAPLVWLLRPGPQLLALHAAVWDVLADAPGRRPWHLPGRWIPHLSLALRFRDADRRRARAVAGLDRPAGEFVTARSYDSETRTISELVPACPRPGG; encoded by the coding sequence GTGCGCACGGTCGAGCTGCTCTGTTCGCCGGGGCTGGAGGAGGCGGTCCGGGCGGCCTGGGTGCGGCTGGCCGCCGCCGGGCTGCCCAGCCTGGCCCGCAACGTCCACCCCACCAACCGGCCGCACCTGACCCTCGCCTCGGTCGACGAGTTCCCGCCGGGTGCCGAGCAGCGCCTCGCCGACCTCTGTGACGCGGCGCTGCCCCTGCCGGTCCGACTGGACCGGATCGAGGTGCTCGACGGCAGCGCCCCGCTGGTCTGGCTGCTGCGGCCGGGTCCGCAGCTGCTCGCCCTGCACGCCGCGGTCTGGGACGTGCTCGCCGACGCGCCGGGCCGGCGTCCGTGGCACCTGCCGGGGCGGTGGATCCCGCACCTGAGCCTGGCGCTGCGGTTCCGCGACGCCGACCGCCGTCGGGCCCGGGCGGTGGCCGGCCTCGACCGGCCGGCCGGGGAGTTCGTGACGGCGCGCAGCTACGACAGCGAAACCCGGACGATCAGCGAACTGGTTCCGGCCTGTCCCCGTCCGGGCGGCTGA
- a CDS encoding family 43 glycosylhydrolase — protein sequence MDHLRRGVAAALGLLLAATPAAPATADPGSPARYTNPVSADFADTFADPAVVRGDDGLWYAFGTSDPLREGEKTAHRVPISRSADLVDWTYVGDAFTADQRPSYATAGAAFWAPDVRRVGDHWVMYLTVTDTTVSADTFDTAVGAATAPTPAGPWTFVDQPVVAPRPGGGGGYLWTIDPSRFTDTDGTSYLYYGSYYGGISVTELSPDGLRAVGTPTLVAIDNKFEGSYVLRHDGWYWLFASTANCCAGPATGYSVQVGRARSPRGPFVDREGQRLDVSRAGGTPVLTQNGNRWIGTGHNAVLTDLSGQDWIAYHAIDRADPYLDEPFGVNERPMLLDRLDWVDGWPTVNGGAGPSDGPRPAPVTTARLDERFAAGLAAWRTGSGDWRVTNGVLAGQGTLTSRTGTGGDVRAEADLRLTGAREAGLRLGSTEVRVGAGRLTARDGGRTASVALPASLDLTTRHNLAIEVRGRRLVADLTPDRLGDPVAVLTTTLTGPAAGPLTLLADHGTAEFDNVSAARLYRPVRHPAPTPAVGRLLPQYSDEFTAGLDPAWQWVRRDPDATVAGGALRWPVEGTDLTGTGNTAGVLLRDAPTGNYVVETKVTLDLGEETVRNYQQAGLIAYVDDDRFARLSQVAIWNTRQVEYGYELPYAGQPVYGGSIVGTPATTTWLRLAHRIDPATGEHEFRAGSSSDGVRWTWGAVWTFPADTTPRIGLAAHGGAEPAVTAEFDYLRVYR from the coding sequence ATGGATCACCTTCGCCGTGGCGTCGCCGCCGCGCTCGGGCTGCTGCTGGCCGCCACCCCGGCCGCGCCGGCCACCGCCGACCCGGGCTCCCCCGCCCGCTACACCAACCCGGTCTCGGCGGACTTCGCCGACACCTTCGCCGACCCCGCCGTCGTCCGCGGCGACGACGGCCTCTGGTACGCCTTCGGCACCTCCGACCCGCTGCGCGAGGGCGAGAAGACGGCGCACCGGGTGCCGATCAGCCGCTCCGCCGACCTCGTCGACTGGACGTACGTCGGCGACGCCTTCACCGCCGACCAGCGCCCCTCCTACGCGACCGCCGGGGCGGCGTTCTGGGCCCCCGACGTGCGCCGGGTCGGCGACCACTGGGTCATGTACCTGACCGTCACCGACACCACCGTCTCCGCCGACACCTTCGACACCGCCGTCGGGGCGGCCACCGCGCCCACCCCGGCCGGCCCGTGGACCTTCGTCGACCAGCCCGTCGTCGCGCCCCGCCCCGGCGGCGGGGGCGGCTACCTGTGGACCATCGACCCGAGCCGGTTCACCGACACCGACGGCACCAGCTACCTCTACTACGGCAGCTACTACGGCGGCATCTCGGTCACCGAACTCTCCCCCGACGGGCTGCGCGCGGTCGGCACGCCCACCCTGGTCGCGATCGACAACAAGTTCGAGGGCAGCTACGTGCTGCGCCACGACGGCTGGTACTGGCTCTTCGCCTCCACCGCGAACTGCTGCGCCGGGCCGGCCACCGGCTACTCGGTGCAGGTCGGGCGGGCCCGTAGCCCGCGCGGCCCGTTCGTCGACCGGGAGGGGCAGCGCCTCGACGTCTCCCGGGCCGGCGGCACCCCGGTGCTGACCCAGAACGGCAACCGCTGGATCGGCACCGGCCACAACGCGGTGCTCACCGACCTGTCCGGGCAGGACTGGATCGCCTACCACGCCATCGACCGGGCCGACCCGTACCTGGACGAGCCGTTCGGCGTCAACGAGCGACCGATGCTGCTGGACCGCCTCGACTGGGTGGACGGCTGGCCCACGGTCAACGGCGGCGCCGGCCCGTCCGACGGGCCGCGTCCCGCGCCGGTCACCACCGCCCGCCTCGACGAGCGCTTCGCCGCCGGGCTCGCCGCCTGGCGTACCGGCTCCGGCGACTGGCGGGTCACCAACGGGGTGCTCGCCGGCCAGGGCACGCTGACCAGCCGTACCGGCACCGGCGGGGACGTCCGCGCCGAGGCCGACCTGCGGCTCACCGGCGCCCGCGAGGCCGGGCTGCGCCTCGGCAGCACCGAGGTCCGCGTCGGCGCGGGTCGACTCACCGCCCGCGACGGCGGCCGGACCGCGTCGGTGGCCCTCCCCGCCTCCCTCGACCTCACCACCCGGCACAACCTGGCGATCGAGGTACGCGGCCGCCGGCTCGTCGCCGACCTCACCCCCGACCGGCTCGGCGACCCCGTCGCGGTGCTCACCACGACGCTCACCGGCCCGGCCGCCGGGCCGCTGACCCTGCTCGCCGACCACGGCACCGCCGAGTTCGACAACGTCAGCGCGGCCCGGTTGTACCGTCCGGTGCGGCACCCGGCCCCCACGCCGGCCGTCGGCCGGCTGCTGCCGCAGTACTCCGACGAGTTCACCGCCGGGCTCGACCCGGCCTGGCAGTGGGTCCGGCGCGACCCCGACGCGACCGTCGCCGGCGGCGCGCTCCGCTGGCCGGTGGAGGGCACCGACCTGACCGGCACCGGCAACACCGCCGGGGTGCTGCTGCGCGACGCCCCCACCGGGAACTACGTGGTGGAGACGAAGGTGACCCTCGACCTCGGCGAGGAGACCGTCCGCAACTACCAGCAGGCCGGCCTGATCGCGTACGTCGACGACGACCGGTTCGCCCGGCTGTCCCAGGTGGCCATCTGGAACACCCGACAGGTCGAGTACGGCTACGAGCTCCCGTACGCCGGGCAGCCGGTCTACGGCGGCAGCATCGTCGGCACCCCGGCCACCACCACCTGGCTGCGGCTGGCCCACCGGATCGACCCGGCCACCGGGGAGCACGAGTTCCGGGCCGGCTCCAGCTCCGACGGGGTGCGCTGGACGTGGGGCGCGGTCTGGACCTTCCCGGCGGACACCACACCCCGGATCGGGCTGGCCGCGCACGGGGGCGCCGAGCCGGCGGTCACCGCCGAGTTCGACTACCTGCGCGTCTACCGCTGA